One genomic window of Silurus meridionalis isolate SWU-2019-XX chromosome 22, ASM1480568v1, whole genome shotgun sequence includes the following:
- the ptger1c gene encoding prostaglandin E receptor 1c (subtype EP1) — protein sequence MDFVFSSTISTACQDFNLSFIGQQDRNLTSPSPHNPPNFGLSYFTMSFGILSNLIGLAIVLASYARFHHRAKTPFLLLAAALLLSDLAGHLVTGALALHLHLGRVRRQRAASREPSEPPQAFCKLFGACMVFFGLTPLLLGSAMAVERCMGITQPLQHSAMATTAHVRLSVLLLITMAFTLAALPLLNIGTYEPQFPGTWCFLPVHGALSSADAGLALAFSSVGLSALTVSVLCNAVSGMTLLQARFNNQSAKLTASRRRRSSRSPVHSLDVEMMVQLVVITIVSSVCWSPFLIYISMSVRQFYRGETHSDPHYEQLLLLGLRMASWNQILDPWVYILLRRAVLRRVCSLLRPSRVILTQSNSCGSSERQEIHLH from the exons ATGGATTTTGTCTTTAGTTCCACAATTTCTACGGCGTGTCAAGACTTTAACCTGTCGTTCATCGGTCAACAGGATCGTAACTTGACGTCTCCGTCTCCTCACAACCCACCAAACTTTGGGTTGTCTTACTTCACCATGAGCTTCGGGATATTGTCTAATTTAATCGGCCTGGCCATCGTGTTGGCGTCGTACGCCCGCTTTCACCACCGAGCTAAGACGCCGTTTCTGCTGCTTGCTGCCGCGCTCCTTCTGAGTGACCTGGCGGGTCATTTGGTCACCGGCGCTTTAGCCTTGCACCTGCACCTCGGAAGAGTCAGGAGGCAACGAGCTGCAAGCAGGGAGCCGAGTGAACCCCCTCAGGCTTTCTGTAAACTCTTTGGTGCCTGCATGGTCTTTTTCGGCTTGACTCCTCTCCTTTTGGGAAGCGCCATGGCCGTGGAGCGCTGCATGGGCATCACACAACCGCTCCAGCACTCTGCCATGGCTACAACGGCTCACGTCCGCCTCAGTGTCCTCCTGCTCATCACCATGGCCTTTACTCTAGCGGCACTGCCTTTGCTCAACATAGGAACGTATGAACCTCAGTTCCCTGGTACCTGGTGCTTCCTTCCTGTTCATGGCGCTCTCTCGAGTGCTGATGCCGGCCTGGCCTTGGCCTTCTCAAGCGTGGGCCTGTCAGCTTTAACAGTCTCTGTACTGTGCAATGCTGTGAGTGGGATGACGTTGCTGCAAGCCAGGTTTAACAACCAAAGCGCAAAGCTGACCGCCTCCAGGAGACGCAGATCGTCTAGATCACCTGTGCATTCACTGgatgtggagatgatggtgCAGCTCGTGGTCATAACCATTGTGTCCTCTGTCTGCTGGAGTCCCTTTCTC ATTTACATCTCCATGTCAGTGAGACAGTTCTACAGAGGCGAAACCCACTCAGACCCCCATTATGAGCAACTGCTGCTGCTGGGTTTGAGGATGGCCTCCTGGAACCAGATCCTGGACCCATGGGTGTACATCCTCCTGAGACGGGCCGTGCTGCGGAGAGTGTGCAGTCTGCTTCGGCCCAGCAGGGTCATTTTAACCCAGAGCAACTCATGTGGGAGTTCGGAGCGACAGGAAATCCATTTGCACTGA